The genomic region CCACGCGATCATCGATCTTGAACGGTGTGTCGCACAAAACGAGCGCGCTGATGCGGTCCGGGTGCGCAAGCGCAGTCGCCAGCCCGAGGATGCCCCCCGAGGATTCGCCGACCCAGACGACACGCCGAATGGACAAAGCATCCAGCAGCCCGATCGCATCGGACACCAGGCGCTCGAGGGTGTAGGGCGTCTGCTGCGGCGGTACGGTAGTGCCGCCGCAGCCGCGCCCGCTGAGGCGCAAGACCCGAAACTCGTCGGCGAGCAAAGGTACCCAAGGGCGCCAGAAATGCATGTTGCGGCAGTAGCCATGGTGAAGCAAAACCGTTTCCGGTAGATCCTCGCGCCAAGGCTCCGTATAGTCGTCGAGCTCGTATTCGATGGCGATATCGTCGACGACTACTTTCCTGCTGTTATCCATAACGAAATTTACCATGTTGCCCTGGGGACGCCGCAATGCCGCACGACCGATATTCCTGGGACCGGGTCAACCGACCGGTGGCGCGGTTTCCTGTAATCGCCCCTGACAATCCTCGGCAGGGATATCACGAGGCGAAGCTCCGGATCCCGCCCTGGCCGGGGTGCCTTCTTAGGAACCTCAGAGTCGCGGCCGCACATTCGTCGGCGTGGCTAGCGGCAACGTGATACGAGTTGCCCTCACACACTAGGAGTTCGGAGTCAGGTATCTTGCTTTGCCACGAGCGCGTTTCTTCGACGGAACCAAGGCCGCTGCCTGGTGTGGTTATTACAAGGGTTGGACACGAGATCTTCGCCAGGTCCCCGCGAATGTCTGTCGAAGGAATTGGCAGAATGGATCCCAGGACGCTGGAAGGTGCGGTCCTTGCCATCAGTTCGGCCCACCATGCCACCCCTTCCGCAGGGAACTTGTCACCCAGTCGGCCCAGCATAGTTCGGCGCGCCCAGCTCTCGATCCCATCGACCCGAATCTCCTTTGACCAAGCCTCGGCACGCGCAGCGACCGTGTCTCGATAGGGAGGCGGCGTCCCCGCTACCGTGAGAGTCCTGACGCGGCCCGGAAACCTAGCCGCAAGACGGCGTGCCACGGTACCGCCTATCTTGGCGGCGATCACATGAAACCGATCCGTAGCAAGCGCGTCCATGAGGGAGACGAAATCGTCTACAACGGTATCCAGGTTCCACGGATAGTCCACCGGCATAGCGGTCGTTTTACCAAAGCCGCGCATGTCGGGTCTCACGATCCTGAAATGTCTGGCCAGGGCTGGCACCCACGCAAACCATGCCTCATGGCTTTCGGCCAGCCCATGCAGCATCAGAATCGTTTCGGCGCCTTTCCACGGGTCAGTGTAATCATCGATTGCATAGAACATATCCAAATCGTCGGCAACACATAGCGAAGGCATCGCTGCTCCCTCTTACAATGGCGGCATACGGACCGGCCCCCGGATCGATTACGATGCGTCCCTGAGCGATGACCCGAGTGCGTATCCCGGAGAGGGCCTCATTCCCGGGTAGCGCCACCGCCCTCACCTCATCACGACGAACCGAGCGCGCCATTCACCGAAGAGAGGCACCCGGTCAAAGCCGCTTCCGTGTTCATCTGCCTTCTTGACGAGGCAAGCTGGCTGATGCGCCGTATCTCGAACTCACTCCGGCTGTATTCCGGATTCCCTGACGACCTTGCCCCACTTCCGGATTTCTGCGTCAACGAAGCCGGCGAACTGGCTCACGCTATGTGCGAAGAGCTCGGCTCCCAGACCGGTGAACCGCTTCTCCAGTTCGGGTATGGAGGCCGCTTTCGCCATGGTTGCATTCAGTCTGGTAATGACACCGCTCGGCGTGCCGCGTGGCACGAACAATCCGTACCACCCGGTTACGTCGAACTTGGGTATGCCCGCTTCCGCAACCGTCGGAACGTCAGGCATCAAGCGCGAGCGGCTTCGGCTCGATATCGCGATGGCGCGAACCTTTCCCGCCTTCAACTGCGCCTGGGACGGTGCTATGCCGAGAAACAAAAGGTGGACCTCTCCGGAGAACAGGTCGGTCAGCGCCGTACCCAGGGCCTTGTATGGCACGTGCTGCATTTCGATGTTCGCGGAGGACGCAAGGACTGCTGCAGCCAGATGTCCCGGACTGCCGATACCGGTGGACGCATAATTCAACTTGCCTGGTCTCGTCCGGGCCAGTGCGATGAACTCTTTTACGGTCTTCGGCCCCAGGGACACCGACGTCACCATGACGAAAGGCGCCGATGCGATCAAGGCTACCGGAGAGAAATCCCGCAGCGGGTCGTACTGCAGCTTCGGGTATAACGCCGGGCTCACCGCGATCGTGCTGATATTGCCGATGACGGCGGTATAACCGTCCTTGGGAGCTAAGGTCGCGAGCTCGGTTCCCAGTATTCCGCCGCTGCCCGGGCGGTTGTCTACCACGATCTGCTGACCTAGTATGCCACCAAAAGCTTGCGCGATGGACCTCGCCACGATATCCGCGGTGCCTCCGGCGGAAAACGGAACCAACAAACGGATCGGCCGGTTCGGATAATCGCTTGTGCCCGTTTGAGCATGCGCACCGGCAGTTGCCACGACAAGCAGGACAACCCATGGCAGCATCCTGCCGCGAAATCGCTTTGCCACCTCGCATTTGCAAGCGTAAGTCGACTTGGTTCGGATCCGATTCGATTGCATTGGATGTTGATCTCCTGCGGTCACCCGAGAATATCGCCTGCTCCTGTGAAGTTCGTCGCGAATAACCTTGTCTCGACGCGCTCCTTCGCACGACGCTGATGAGCAGGGAGTTTGTGCAAAACCGTCATACACGTACGCCCCATCCAGGGGCGTCCCGTCTTATGGCCGAAAGGCGAGGCATGAATCACACATGGTGTGGTGTGCAAGAGCCGCGTGCGCGCTACAGCGCCGCGGTCTCTTCATCCAGGGCATCGGTAACGAACATGTGCCCCGGGGCGTGCGTGATCATGATAGGCAGCTTGGCCTCGAGCGCCGCGCTTTGCGGCGTAACGCCGCACGCCCAGAACACCGGAACCTCATTCGGTTCGAATGTGGGGGCGATGCCAAACCAGGGTTTGGACATGTCGTCGATACCGATCGCCGCAGGGTCGCCAATGTGCAGGGGCGCACCATGGGTGTTCGGAAAACGCGAAGTCACCTGGACTGCACGCGTGACCCTGTCCCGCGGCACACGCCGCATGCTCACGATGACCGGACCCGAAAAGCGGCCGGCCGGCCGGCATGGAATATTGCTGACGTAGAGCACGCTGGTTGTCATCGGAACGCCGGCGCGCTCCATTGCGCCAGCACAGGTCAGGTTGCAACCGAGCAGGAATGCGACGAAATCCGAGTTCCAGTACCGGATGATGTCGGTGGGCTCGTCGACAAGGCGTCCGTGCTCGAATACCCGGTAGCGCGGCAAGTCGGTTCTCAGGTCGGCACTGGGCGCGTATCGACGCGGAACCGGTGAGCCCTTGTCGGTAACTTCCATCACTGGGCAAGGCAGCGGGTTACGCTGGCAAAACAGCAGGAAGTCGTAAGCGTATTCGGATGGCAGAACAGCCAGATTGGACATGGTGTAACCCAACCCGAGACCATGCATGCGCTGCGTCCATTCGCCGCGCCGGATCGCCTCGCGCAACTCGCGCGGCTTGAGCGCAGTCAGCTCCGAAAGTGGCCGGGGGTTCGATCCGGGATGATTTTCTTCGGCAACGGCGGTTTCTTCAGATGGCCGCATATGATCTTTCCATCGATGGAATACGCTTGAGGAAGTGTTGTCTGCAGATGCGGCCCGACCGCACCGCTCATTCAACCCTGGCACCCCACGACTTTACGATTTCTCCCCATTTGGACATCTCCGATTTCACATGCGCGGCAAAGTCCGCCGGACTGCTACCGACGATCTCGTAGCTCTGGCTGATCAACTGATCCCTCAGGCCGGGCTTGC from Betaproteobacteria bacterium harbors:
- a CDS encoding putative hydro-lyase, whose translation is MRPSEETAVAEENHPGSNPRPLSELTALKPRELREAIRRGEWTQRMHGLGLGYTMSNLAVLPSEYAYDFLLFCQRNPLPCPVMEVTDKGSPVPRRYAPSADLRTDLPRYRVFEHGRLVDEPTDIIRYWNSDFVAFLLGCNLTCAGAMERAGVPMTTSVLYVSNIPCRPAGRFSGPVIVSMRRVPRDRVTRAVQVTSRFPNTHGAPLHIGDPAAIGIDDMSKPWFGIAPTFEPNEVPVFWACGVTPQSAALEAKLPIMITHAPGHMFVTDALDEETAAL
- a CDS encoding alpha/beta fold hydrolase, with product MPSLCVADDLDMFYAIDDYTDPWKGAETILMLHGLAESHEAWFAWVPALARHFRIVRPDMRGFGKTTAMPVDYPWNLDTVVDDFVSLMDALATDRFHVIAAKIGGTVARRLAARFPGRVRTLTVAGTPPPYRDTVAARAEAWSKEIRVDGIESWARRTMLGRLGDKFPAEGVAWWAELMARTAPSSVLGSILPIPSTDIRGDLAKISCPTLVITTPGSGLGSVEETRSWQSKIPDSELLVCEGNSYHVAASHADECAAATLRFLRRHPGQGGIRSFAS
- a CDS encoding tripartite tricarboxylate transporter substrate binding protein, whose translation is MYDGFAQTPCSSASCEGARRDKVIRDELHRSRRYSRVTAGDQHPMQSNRIRTKSTYACKCEVAKRFRGRMLPWVVLLVVATAGAHAQTGTSDYPNRPIRLLVPFSAGGTADIVARSIAQAFGGILGQQIVVDNRPGSGGILGTELATLAPKDGYTAVIGNISTIAVSPALYPKLQYDPLRDFSPVALIASAPFVMVTSVSLGPKTVKEFIALARTRPGKLNYASTGIGSPGHLAAAVLASSANIEMQHVPYKALGTALTDLFSGEVHLLFLGIAPSQAQLKAGKVRAIAISSRSRSRLMPDVPTVAEAGIPKFDVTGWYGLFVPRGTPSGVITRLNATMAKAASIPELEKRFTGLGAELFAHSVSQFAGFVDAEIRKWGKVVRESGIQPE